In the genome of Aedes aegypti strain LVP_AGWG chromosome 2, AaegL5.0 Primary Assembly, whole genome shotgun sequence, the window TGGAGTTCAGTGAGTTAATGGGTTTATCTATTTTGGCTTGACGGCATTCACATGAACAAGGCGTAATTGAATGACTTGAACTAACTTTGTCCTACTAAGCGGATAAATCTATTAGAACAATTCATCAAATTGGTGAATTGGGACTTATCAGATTAGATGAACGCTTTTCAACGGTGTTTCCAGTACTTCACAGGTAGCACAATAATTTGTAGATGTTAATTGGTCTGTTACAATGCCTACCGATGGGCTgctcaaaaaacaaattaaaaagttaGGCCCAAGTGGCCTACCATCGATCCTAACGGTGGGTTCTCATCATACGCTTAGTACAGGGTTTCCCTACCGGTGGTCCGTGGACCCCTATGGGGCCGTGACGAATTCTCAGGACCTCGAATCCATTGAGAATCAGTGTCGTATCTCTTGATCGATGAATGAATGTCTGTACCGAGctgtaaatttttgattttttaagtatttttaaacGGTAACCTATTTTTTCGTACTGTGGAAATACTGGGAAATACCTTCGATGCAAGCCGGATATAATTACTAACCGCGCAAAAGCTCTAATTTCTATCCGTGTGTCTTTGAGTGCTAAacaatacagtatggcccataaaaaatgcgaaaattttttgaatgtgaGTTTAGCATACACACGcgtaattttcttaattttcatGATTGTATGTAATATCTGATGACTGTTGTTCATTCTTATATAACTTCGCTATATAGAACCATTTTTATCATTAACCTAAAAAGTCAGAAAAAGCATTTGtctgtcgtatactctggtgataaactttccaccttggAAAATCACACTTAATTGTTGATAATATTAGCTTGTTAGGTATCAGAGGGTCAAGGAGTTCTTAAACTACATGTTTTTCATgttaacaataaaatattttgccagggtcatggTTTTGGGAGCATTTATGTCTTATGGGTTTGGTGTGTCTTCATTTTTGgttaaattttaatgaaaaattaacACAAAGGTCTATGAGAGTTTTTTGAGGaaacaattagtttttttttggttagAGATAACTAAGATGAATACTAGCTCAAAGGTATATAGCAAAACAGAGTCACTTATCTCACTTATATAAAGGTTCAACCACGGCTGTTCAGAATGAGccatttattatattattattatatgtTCATGTCTCCAGCGCTCCAAGTGTAAATCTATTCTGTCATTTGGCATGGGCGAATGTTcaagacaaggcctgtgaagaatctcactttatcgttgatgttttaaaatCTCATTAAGTCAAGCAAGTAGGAAAATAAGGTTTATACTTTGTTCCGATATATTCCATATAGATTATAGTTTGAAAGCTTTTGTTTGGCATATTTGCAATGCATTCTGGACTATCaatatattcttaaaaaaatgttttccctTAGGCTGgctggtgcttctaccctactttattccggaaaacttttcgtcaggaacgtatttcgactgtgccactgggcattgcatgctagtccgttttctagtgtggtgcttccttcaaaggacataatcGTCTACTGAAAGCATTAACGTATCGGTATCGTCAAGTACGGaaaaaacattgacacattctgaactttctagttgttgataagTGCATGAAATACTTTTTCGAGAATCAAGTTTCTTCAGTATCCATTATGTTCTCTTATTCAGCGATATAGTTTCGTTGGAACTCAAAATCTAGTAGAAGTAAACTTTTAAGTTCACTGCTTAAGTAAAATCCGAACTTTTGGTTGTAAAGTTGTAAATTCGTGCTAAAAAATATAGATTTAATCGTAAATAATTATTACGATAATTAATtagcaaataatgcaaatattttgttattccgAACAAttggggtacgttttcctgaaatcattaaacaacacttggttcagtctgtctgaacaccgaccaattgtgATTAGACCAACCtggttcagcaagaccatattgaggattatgggttcgaattcctccgGAGGCGGATCTTATTGCATTCCTTCCTTGACATCCCTAGGCATAGAAGTacatgtacaagaatggtaaattgacaagaAAAGCTCTCTgacaataaaaggcttattttattaaaagcccATTTACAAATGTAATAACCCTGAAATGTTGTGAGTGGTTATCCTCAAAATATTACtcagctcatacaaaatgtgCAGCTGAAACTGGCACtatccagaaagaagaagaaacagatAGTTGCCATAGctggcatataaaagaagggaaaatatataaggaaccgtccataaatgacgtagcattttaggggggaggggagATTCTTTGATTTTGTGACGAAACACGTATGAGGTATGGGAAAATAGGCTACGATGTTGAAGGGGGTGTTGAAAATTGtccaaaaaatgctacgtcatttatggacggtcacTGATGAAAATTTTACTGACCAATAATACGTACTTTTGATTATCAATTTACATTAGAGACACATACATGAATGTTCAATCTTTTATAATAGAATGGTCAACATTTTTTGGCCGTTCAACAAGATACTACACTGTATCTCATGCTATTCGGTTAAATTACTCATTgggggtagtggcgttcaggATAATTACTCTTTCTGGGTATTGGCTTTTGGGGTAGTGacacattcggggtaatggcgttcagggTAATGGAATGGAGCCGTGTatgaaacatattcaaaatagagTTTGAACTTTGAGCCTTGTTAAGTGTCCGAATATGGATGTATCACGgtatatattttttgataaaattcacTGGTTTGTCTGTGAAGAGATCTACGCGAGTTTTTCACAATTCAAGCTAACTACCAATATCCTTCCCAGCACTGGCTAAAATATGAGCCGAGTATTCGAATAAGGACAcgatttcaaactttttacaCTTAAacactgtgaaaaaaaaatttaatatcGCTACAACTTGTGCACAAGAGCTCCGCAGTTTCAATGAGAGAACGTTTCGTCTGATGGTTGCCCTCAGACATTCTCATTAGTTTATGAGATAGCGAGTCAAGCAAAAATTTAAAGGAGCGAAATTTCAATACTCGAATTAATCTACCAAAACCCTTGTTGCTGTATACTGAGTGTATACTCCGTTAACATTATGTGTGAAATAAAATAGAGCAGCGTTTCTCAAACTATGTTCCGCGTTAGAAATCCTTTCCTTGCAAGGAtgtttcttgaacatttttgaatcGTCATTTCTTCAAATAAGGTATTGAACTTCAAGACAAAACTTCTTATTTAAAATACTGTCAATAATAacttcaaattattattttaataacCTAACCCTTGGCGGGACATAATATTAGAGTACGGGAATTCGGGCTAAATGAATATCTTCACATGTTCTTCCAAAACAGACGCGTGATCACTGAAAATTCCCACCGATTGGGAACACGCTTAGTAAAATTGCATTTAATAGATTGTCCATCGTAAGAAATATTTAATATTCTACCACCACCACGATACTCTACTGGTTTTTCACAAGAAACATGTAGGAGGGTTGCCAATTTAAATAGCATTTCACCGAATGTTTTGACTAAAAAAATGAAAGTCACTGGAAAGGATTGATAAATTCTTAGAgtaattccttcataaatttacATATTTTGTACTTAATCGTTTTCGAGATAGTATCGATCTCTCAAATgtcaatgaaatttctgaaCATAGACTCTAGACTACATCAAAATGATGCACTGCATAGATACTTAGATTTTAAGTGTGAGGCTCTTATTTTCAGTGAAATCTATATTGTATTTAACATCAgcaatttgacagtttgaataattggtaataaaattatttaaagatCTGCTGCACCCAATCGCTCTATTTATaacatttttccttttttcaacaTGCATTTCATAATAATTTCACAATAATTTCATAATCAGTGAAGAATATTCAGATCATATATTTGAAATagataccgtcaagctaccattcaccgtgcatttgagAAAAATCTGcactacaaaaaaatatataactatTCCAAATCATTGAAAGTAATTTTTAATGCCACTACGAAGCGTgcaattataccataattcagaagaaaatctaaaattagtgatgcataacgaaaaatcactcaaaaattatgttcacaaatatcatttaaggtcgcctcgtaccgttctatgtcaccgtTCACGCTAgtgcaccatttaccgtgcgtatagttttcgtcatgattttatttcgtaTCTTGAAGCAACGTTGTTGGTAGAGCAACTATGCaactagtagtgtgcgcactcatttttaatggtattcaaatcttattttataacaaaagccataaaaagttgaaaaaatagatgatttttttttttgttttttttaatcgtgactgtattgtccaaaccatttcatattctctcaaaaactaaatatggaGTGGGtaaatcacgacataacaataaatccaacATTACCCAATAcaagccttttacactaatgcacggaaataggaaccataaatattgaaaaggatTCACTtaccgtgcatttgtgtttcgtCTGAAACACAATAATGAAGTCTAATTTGCATGAAATCTCATGGTTCATTCGGTGAAATAGGTCTCAATAGAGGTATCTGCAGCGAAAACttattgaaattatgaaaaatttgatggtctaatgttaaaatgaaaaatgtgaatttttggcgtttctactagtAAATAATcgcattatcaaacagaattcacatgattctGGGTACATAAACTAAAAATCTTTGTGAAAAGAACTActccatttcatcagttttgtcTTATTTATTGCTTAACTTATTGCTGATAAAAGAATGAAtttattgtgaaaattgtatgcatattctgtaggaatttgtataagTGCACGGTGGATGGAGGCCGCATGGTGACTGGTGACATAACGGTACCtagatcaaataaaaaaaagttctattCGCATTGAATGTGTTTTTCATTCACAACATAGAAAGAAGTAACCGATCATTTTGTTTGCTAAATTCTAAAGTATTGCAAACCATATGTTTCTCAAATGAGGGTGCAATGATACCGTCAGATCTTTCAGTGAACAGATAATGCGACCGggtccaacaaaaaaatattgacctCCCCGACGGGGAATTGAACCCCGGTCTCCCGCGTGACAGGCGGGGATACTGACCACTATACTATCGAGGATGCGATGATGGAACACTAATTTGGTACAAATATCaacacaagaattttattttataccagtgCAAATTgcaactttaatttcaaattagGTCATATACGGTCACTCTTGCGTCTATTTACCTTACATAAATTAAAGAATTTTAAACGCATTGCCATATTCAAATCCTTCGAGTTTTCTTTGGCTGTCGTGAGTTTCGGATCGATTTTCAAACGAGTCCACAAGCTATAGTAGTTCGACGATATTTCTACATACATTATACAACTACAGGCTAATCAGACTGAGCGGCTACTACTTCCTTACACAAAACACAGCAACACGACATTCGTTCTGTCCGAAGCAGTTTTGCTCTgttttctactttttttttgtgttaatcAGCGTGACTATCAACCATCGTCTTTTTGAGGGCTGGGTGTCGACCGTTGAACTCGTTGTCATCGATGTTTTCTACCTTTGGTTTTGGCTCGACAGTCGGTTTCGAAGGCTTCTTCTTGATGTACGCCTTGTAGTAGAAATCGAGAAACAGTACAAACATGAAGAGGTTCTGCGGAAGAATGACAAACAGCGGCCACTTGGGGAAGTTGCAATTCGGTTGAAACACCAGCACGAACCACTGGAGGAATATTGCTCCAAATTGAATCTGAAGGGAGGGGGTATAACGAAGATAAGATCAATGATTAGGTACTATTATAGTGAGAATATTGGATCTTACAATTTGCAATTGAGTGATGTGTTTCTTCCACCAAACGTTAGCCTTGTACTTGGGGCTGATCGAAGTTAGGAAATAGTAGTAATACATCACCACATGAACGAAGCTGTTGATGAATCCCATGAATACACTATGGCCACCTGAAACGACCAAAAATAAAGTCGGTAATTCTGTCTTTAACTTTATTTAACGATGAACCAACCTGGGAACCATTTGACTCCACTCCAACTCAGCATTACCATTCCGGTGTGGTGATAAACGTGCAAGAAACTGACCTGATTCTGTTTCTTCCGTAACACGAAGAATACAGTATCTAGCAAATCTATAACTTTTACCAAGAAGTAAATGTAAGCTCGCCTGGTGATCGCAAAGGGTACCCCTTCGGTTGAATAATCAACTGGTTGACATAGTAAGCTGTAGTCGCGCAAATAACACAACCGTAAACCCTAAAAAATGGTTCAACAAATTATCAGATAGGATCTTTTCAGAGCCCAATTGCATCGTACCTCCACAAAAAGAAATGAACAAATCAGAACTTGCACCAGATTGTAAATCTTAATTATATTATCGATCTGCATTGGTTTCCGACTCTCCATCCATTTCGGCCCCAGTTTCAACACAAACCAAAGATATAAACCAAGGATAGCGAATCCAGGCCAAGGTGTTCCCATCAACGGCAAGTCATTCACCCTCGCATCTATAAAAATCAATCACATTCTTCCAGAACAAACTTCAGATCTCAAACAACTTCAGGTATTACCGCTAACTTCATAGTTAACATAGTTGTAGAACGACGCCAAGTACCGCAGCACCAACATCCTGGCCAATATCCAACTCAACGACAAACACCGGTTATCCGCGAATCGACGCACCCGTACGGACTCGACACACGTGCACTACTGGACCAGACTTCCTGCAGTCCCGTGCGAAACTAAGGTGGCCATTAAAGACGCGAAAAATTACGTCGAATCATTGTGACCAACCGGCACCAATACGGAACCAACTTCACACAACAATAGCTGTGACCAACCCGTCATTACACTTTTAACAATATGCATTTATTCAACAAAGGAAATAAAATTACAACTTTCTCGCTAACCGTTATGGCGTCGACAGCGCGAACCTTAAAAACATGGAAAGCGCAACCCCAACGCAGTAGGCTAAATTCTAACTCGATTGCACCGCCCGGTAGTATTGCGCAAGTAAACGCAATAAGTAGAACAACGAAACGGCGCGGCATTAGAGTGGCGTCTATGCGAAAGGACACTCAATGGACTTTGAGGGCAGCTTTTCTACATACGTTTGTCAACGTCATTTGGCAAAGTGTCTTTGCTGTTACGATACTGTGTCGGTGTAAGGAATTCGGATATAAGAGGTCAAGTGAAATATTCGGTTGTAGCACACAGGTCATCACTAACAAGCGAAACGAACACAGTGAGAAGTTTGGCAATATTCAGATACACATACATTTCAACCCTGCTAAATTCGATGAAGACAAACCCACATATACAAGCacaacaaaacgaaacctaagaaccttattaaatattttgttcataTTACTAGCGGAATAAGGttataaggcagcgtccatttagtTATTAagtaacgcaaaaaaaatgaatgcatTTTTCTTCCCCTCCTTATTCATTACGCTTTTTGtaaggaaaatttcaaatgtgtgTTTGATCCGCAAAACTACTCAACTCTTCTCCACTCTCTATAGTGTTGTGGATATTATTTGTGGACTTAGCCTTAAGCACTTGTCAAGTACTATATTAAAAATAGGTActgataatttttatttttcggggatgaaccagcctcgggctgaatttccccttaataaagagtcaatcaatcaaatcaataatttttattatcgTATTACTATTGGACGTCAATCGTTTTAGTAACTACAATCAAATCAGTCGATTCAGaattattttgatcatttgAGTCCATTAAGCCATGCCATCCACTTCAGTTATGAGTGAAGCCCAAAATCACATGGACGTGTGAAAACCAGTACACTGAAAAGAATAATGCAACTGTGGATGAAAAAGGAATGGCATTAAGAAGATGTGCAACTCTTAAGCAAAActgtttaattttaaaacatactctgtgtaacaatatttaagtttgtggaaaatatttaaaagataAAAGCAGTGCGATAAAAAAACCCAAAGAAAATATTAGTCTtcaaaattacaataaaactttaacaaacttttaaaattttcatcggGATAGGTGTAGATAAGAACATAATTTAGAGAGCCATTttcaccagtttttttttcatttttctagaGATGCATCTGGATATTTCCTGAAATTTTTCCTGTAATTTCTCAATGGGTTCCCAAAGAAACCCCTCAAAGAACTTTTCAagaagaatttttccaaaaatttggtGTTTAATTCGAGTCAGCCACGTGGGATAGTTCCGCataaaactcttctatttttcaTTATGCCCAAGCAAACAAATCCCCCGACGAGCATAAACATGCTTTAATTCGGCTGTCGAGATCAACTGAAAGGGGAAATATTGAAACGCAAATCAAACTTTCCTGATTTCACCTCAATGTTTGCATCACTATATTGATGTCACACTCAGATGACATCAAAATATCGAGGAGTTACatcaattcttcaaaatattgatgtCGTCTAAAGGTTGCTCTAGCGAATCGATCAGAGATATTCTCATAGATCCTTCTTAGAATTCCTCCACTagttatttgattaattttttcaaggattcctccaataatCTCACGTAattttttctccaaaattcATTCCATCTCCAAAAATTCATTTATGAAACAACGAGAAGAGTATCATATCATTGAAACTACAAGCATTGCTGCATTAACTACTCCACCAGCAGCttatatttttattacaaaagatattcaaatcgcgataacttttttgtttctcgatatgtttgtactattttttcacaagttcatgaaaaattcttctattttcagaatctgcGTCGGTATTGATCATTGGTTATCTGGGTTTGAAGATCTTTCGATGTTCCCAGGTGGACCGACGTTccccatacaattttttttggcgtaattttgtttttagtcattttatcaaaaaaaaaaaacatgggctTTACAATATCAGATAATaaagagcttctctgaaaaaccATCCAAAAAATTGTCTCCAAGAAATCTCAAAATTACAATTCTTCTAGTCTGAGATATTTACGCATCTGTTCCCCAAGGAATTCCAGAATGGAAAATCGACGCAGATTCTTGaagtggaagaatttttgagaacttttgaaaaaatggtgcgaaaatataggaaaacaaaaaagataTCACGGTTGAAATATATTCTTGCTGTTAAAAAATGATGCTGCTAGTAGAGGGGTTGAGTAGTATACATTATTGTAACCAGTTAACGCCCAAGTTATCGCACAATTGGAATGCAGTTCAGTATTTGGTATTCGTAGATGTATTCTCATAAACTAAAtcatttcaccaaaaaa includes:
- the LOC5570274 gene encoding elongation of very long chain fatty acids protein 4, translated to MLVLRYLASFYNYVNYEVSDARVNDLPLMGTPWPGFAILGLYLWFVLKLGPKWMESRKPMQIDNIIKIYNLVQVLICSFLFVEGLRLCYLRDYSLLCQPVDYSTEGVPFAITRRAYIYFLVKVIDLLDTVFFVLRKKQNQVSFLHVYHHTGMVMLSWSGVKWFPGGHSVFMGFINSFVHVVMYYYYFLTSISPKYKANVWWKKHITQLQIIQFGAIFLQWFVLVFQPNCNFPKWPLFVILPQNLFMFVLFLDFYYKAYIKKKPSKPTVEPKPKVENIDDNEFNGRHPALKKTMVDSHAD